One Deinococcus sp. LM3 DNA segment encodes these proteins:
- a CDS encoding TolC family protein, producing the protein MNRTLIHLTALMLAVSGLASAQTGRLTLQAAVTRALDSGADVTTARANLQKAQANLRAVRADPTTPITTLTQAEQDVAGQAATLAATKLGVAQTVITQYLGASDTAERLSVAAAQVALSERQLKIAQARLAARVATTLDVSRAQNALNGDRQDLQSAREQLPVLEAQLARSLNLPAGTDLTLSAPPAPPKLSVTLAALQAGLDKRLPALVQAANGSAFAALQVKLADNDYTPARTLEDARVAAQNAQRSLDDASRSAATQVRDAYRTVQDAQERVALARESLANTQTSLTQAQARLRAGTAAAVDVQQAQVQAQQAALNVTQASGNVWKALAALGSAAGLDVTGLVK; encoded by the coding sequence ATGAACCGTACCCTGATCCACCTGACTGCCCTGATGCTGGCCGTGTCCGGCCTCGCCTCCGCCCAGACCGGCCGCCTGACGCTGCAGGCCGCCGTGACCCGCGCGCTCGACAGCGGCGCGGACGTCACGACCGCCCGCGCGAACCTGCAGAAGGCGCAGGCGAACCTGCGCGCCGTGCGCGCCGACCCGACCACGCCCATCACCACCCTCACGCAGGCCGAGCAGGACGTCGCCGGGCAGGCCGCCACCCTGGCGGCCACCAAACTGGGAGTCGCGCAGACGGTGATCACGCAGTACCTAGGCGCCTCCGACACCGCCGAGCGCCTGAGCGTGGCGGCCGCGCAGGTCGCGCTGAGCGAACGGCAGCTGAAGATCGCGCAGGCCCGCCTCGCCGCGCGGGTCGCCACGACGCTGGACGTCAGCCGCGCCCAGAACGCCCTGAACGGCGACCGTCAGGACCTTCAGAGCGCCCGCGAGCAGCTGCCGGTCCTGGAAGCGCAACTGGCCCGCAGCCTGAACCTGCCGGCCGGCACGGACCTGACCCTGAGCGCCCCGCCCGCCCCGCCCAAACTGAGCGTGACGCTCGCGGCGTTGCAGGCCGGACTGGACAAGCGCCTCCCGGCCCTGGTGCAGGCGGCGAACGGGTCGGCCTTCGCGGCGCTGCAGGTGAAACTCGCGGACAACGACTACACGCCCGCCCGCACGCTGGAGGACGCGCGCGTCGCGGCCCAGAACGCGCAGCGCAGCCTGGACGACGCCAGCCGCAGCGCCGCCACGCAGGTCCGTGACGCCTACCGCACGGTGCAGGACGCCCAGGAGCGCGTCGCCCTGGCCCGCGAGAGCCTCGCGAACACCCAGACCAGCCTGACGCAGGCGCAGGCGCGCCTCCGGGCCGGAACGGCCGCCGCCGTCGACGTGCAGCAGGCGCAGGTGCAGGCCCAGCAGGCCGCGCTGAACGTCACGCAGGCGAGCGGGAACGTCTGGAAGGCGCTCGCCGCGCTCGGCAGCGCCGCCGGGCTGGACGTCACGGGACTGGTGAAGTGA
- a CDS encoding TetR/AcrR family transcriptional regulator, whose translation MARPRSITDEQIVEAAHEVFLEQGFSATTAAIARRAGVSEGTLFNRFQSKEDLFVAAIGLRNYGQWRSQLLAHVGQGEVHRNLERALMALLQEATSLLPKLMVMFSRGHDPSHNPLLQRLDDPVRSDADALAEYLQAEAQLGRVRPMDAAVTSLALMGAVTHYIHREQMLPALGREVVDPARFVRGLLDVMWPGLEP comes from the coding sequence ATGGCCAGACCCCGTTCAATTACCGATGAACAGATTGTCGAGGCCGCGCACGAGGTGTTCCTGGAGCAGGGATTCTCGGCCACCACCGCTGCCATCGCGCGGCGGGCGGGGGTCTCGGAAGGCACGCTGTTCAACCGTTTTCAGTCCAAGGAGGATCTGTTCGTCGCGGCCATCGGCCTGAGAAACTACGGTCAGTGGCGATCGCAACTGCTGGCACACGTCGGTCAGGGCGAGGTTCACCGCAACCTGGAGCGCGCCCTGATGGCGCTGCTGCAGGAGGCCACGTCGCTGCTGCCGAAGCTGATGGTGATGTTCTCACGCGGGCACGACCCCAGCCACAACCCGCTGCTGCAACGCCTGGACGACCCGGTGCGCTCGGACGCCGACGCGCTGGCCGAGTACCTTCAGGCCGAGGCGCAGCTGGGGCGGGTCCGGCCGATGGACGCGGCCGTGACCTCGCTGGCCCTGATGGGAGCGGTCACGCACTACATCCACCGCGAGCAGATGCTGCCGGCCCTGGGGCGCGAGGTCGTCGACCCGGCGCGCTTCGTGCGGGGCCTGCTGGACGTCATGTGGCCCGGACTGGAGCCCTGA
- a CDS encoding TolC family protein: MPQSKFPPPERTVRLRRRALLLGLSALLASAQAQQTPVTSPAPAPLSAPVTPATSPLPTVTVSPEFAALLEWLRRSPDWRAADLKFRSAQLTLDSARTRAGLSLTAGADGTLTRFPWESGSWNTSATLTVTAGLSVLPWSAALEGVRSAQRALDSAAVELRATRAALTLQAAQAYEAARSAAAGLSLADAQLDIATRQLEIAQAQRTQGLLPAEAVLGRQAALENARAAQGRASRAAAQASRALTRLLGQPVTLPAQAADFAPPPQVTVTADLTTLIARAQQRRPEVARARAGLGDAQAGLGAAQLDARLPDLTASVRAGQLADAQGNPGRTVSGSLNVKAGTLGAQVSLPLRDTSAAPNGFALSLSASLPLLGSGRGAAVTQAELGAAQAQLALDSALQSVELDVRSRFDTWTDEQAALNAARLTDEQARAALGSARARLEAGLITTLELQQAELTARQSALNLTAQQNAAALAALALAQATTDLDPLLATGGPR, translated from the coding sequence ATGCCCCAATCCAAGTTCCCACCTCCAGAGCGGACCGTCCGCCTGCGCCGCCGGGCGCTGCTGCTGGGCCTGAGCGCCCTGCTGGCCTCCGCCCAGGCCCAGCAGACGCCGGTCACGTCGCCCGCGCCTGCACCGCTGTCTGCCCCGGTGACGCCCGCCACCTCTCCCCTGCCGACCGTCACCGTCTCTCCTGAATTCGCGGCGCTGCTGGAGTGGCTGCGCCGTTCGCCCGACTGGCGGGCCGCCGACCTGAAGTTCCGTTCCGCCCAGCTGACCCTGGACAGCGCCCGCACCCGCGCCGGACTGAGCCTGACCGCCGGCGCAGACGGCACCCTGACCCGCTTTCCCTGGGAGAGCGGCAGCTGGAACACCTCGGCCACCCTGACGGTCACGGCCGGCCTGAGCGTCCTGCCCTGGTCGGCGGCCCTGGAGGGCGTGCGCAGCGCCCAGCGCGCCCTGGACAGCGCTGCCGTGGAACTGCGCGCCACCCGCGCCGCCCTGACCCTGCAGGCCGCGCAGGCATACGAGGCGGCCCGCAGCGCCGCCGCCGGCCTGAGTCTGGCCGACGCGCAACTGGACATCGCCACGCGCCAGCTGGAGATCGCGCAGGCGCAGCGCACCCAGGGCCTGCTCCCGGCCGAGGCCGTGCTGGGCCGGCAGGCCGCACTGGAAAACGCCCGCGCTGCGCAGGGCCGCGCCAGCCGCGCCGCCGCGCAGGCCAGCCGCGCCCTGACGCGCCTGCTGGGCCAGCCCGTCACGCTGCCCGCGCAGGCAGCCGACTTCGCGCCGCCGCCGCAGGTCACCGTCACGGCCGACCTGACGACCCTGATCGCCCGCGCGCAGCAGCGCCGCCCCGAAGTGGCCCGCGCCCGCGCCGGACTGGGGGACGCGCAGGCCGGTCTGGGTGCCGCGCAGCTCGACGCGCGTCTGCCGGACCTGACCGCCAGTGTCCGGGCCGGGCAGCTGGCAGACGCCCAGGGCAACCCGGGCCGCACCGTGAGCGGCAGCCTGAACGTGAAGGCCGGCACGCTGGGCGCGCAGGTCAGCCTGCCGCTGCGTGACACGTCCGCCGCACCGAACGGCTTCGCGCTGTCCCTGAGCGCCTCGCTGCCGCTGCTCGGCAGTGGACGCGGCGCGGCCGTCACGCAGGCGGAACTCGGCGCGGCGCAGGCGCAGCTGGCGCTCGACAGCGCCCTGCAGAGCGTGGAACTGGACGTCCGTTCCAGGTTCGACACCTGGACGGACGAGCAGGCCGCCCTGAACGCCGCGCGCCTGACCGACGAGCAGGCCCGCGCCGCCCTCGGCAGCGCCCGCGCCCGCCTGGAGGCCGGACTGATCACCACCCTCGAGCTGCAACAGGCGGAACTGACCGCCCGGCAGAGCGCCCTGAACCTGACCGCGCAGCAGAACGCCGCCGCGCTGGCCGCCCTGGCCCTGGCGCAGGCCACCACCGACCTCGACCCGCTGCTCGCCACCGGAGGACCCCGATGA
- a CDS encoding beta-galactosidase translates to MFDIRRFGGVIYGADYNPEQWPREVWAEDVRLMNEAGVNLVSLGIFSWAQLERGEGDFDFGWLDEVMDLLHAGGVDVNLATATASPPPWFSLKYPDSRPVTVDGVRLEVGGRQGYCPSHPALREGVARLTRAVATRYARHPALKLWHINNEYGCHIDQCFCEHCARRFRAWLEARYATIDALNDAWGTAFWSQRYTDWAEIQPPRRAPTYANPTQQLDWRRFSSDNILELHTLERGILTEMTPDVPATTNFLGFLPGLDYFRWAQEEDVVSLDAYPDPGQPDSHLEAGMVFDLTRSLGGGNRWILMEQATSAVNWRTRNAPKAPGQMRMLNHLALAKGASGIMFFQWRASKAGAEKFHSGLVQHVGPERSRVWREVTDFGTELRELTPLLDARVPARVAVMFDWHNWWALNIDSKPGVLPLLPLLGRWYAALRTLGQNVDFVAPGGDLEGYDVVVLPNLYLMDDATGADLRAFTQRGGHLIAGYFTGVVDSREHVHLGGYGGPLRDVLGLWVEEWDVLPPGQTNTVTLNGQTVTVTDWCDVLHLDGAEAVATYEGRFYAGQAAVTRHTAGQGTAWYVGTELPAHALRDVLRGVLDGAGVPHTDLPATLDLSVSQLPDGSHLLHLLSADPQRTQRVQIPAGGTFFPARPERGGAGTQVDLAPFSVTLIHYPGPVDVSAVTVQQVSAEFPVA, encoded by the coding sequence ATGTTCGATATTCGTCGGTTCGGTGGCGTGATTTACGGAGCGGATTACAACCCGGAGCAGTGGCCGCGTGAGGTGTGGGCCGAGGACGTGCGCCTGATGAACGAGGCGGGCGTGAATCTGGTGTCGCTGGGCATCTTCTCGTGGGCGCAGCTGGAACGAGGCGAGGGCGACTTCGATTTCGGGTGGCTGGACGAGGTGATGGACCTGCTGCACGCAGGCGGCGTGGACGTGAACCTGGCGACCGCGACGGCCTCGCCGCCCCCGTGGTTCTCGCTGAAGTACCCGGATTCTCGCCCGGTGACGGTGGACGGCGTGCGACTGGAAGTCGGCGGGCGGCAGGGGTACTGCCCGAGCCACCCGGCGCTGCGGGAGGGCGTGGCCCGCCTGACGCGCGCCGTGGCGACCCGGTATGCGCGGCACCCGGCGCTGAAGCTGTGGCACATCAACAACGAGTACGGCTGCCACATCGACCAGTGTTTCTGCGAGCACTGCGCCCGCCGCTTCCGCGCGTGGCTGGAAGCCCGCTACGCGACCATCGACGCGCTGAACGACGCCTGGGGCACCGCCTTCTGGAGTCAGCGGTACACCGACTGGGCCGAGATTCAACCGCCGCGCCGCGCGCCCACCTACGCCAACCCCACGCAGCAGCTCGACTGGCGGCGCTTTTCCAGCGACAACATCCTGGAACTGCACACCCTGGAACGCGGCATCCTGACCGAAATGACGCCGGACGTGCCCGCCACCACGAACTTCCTGGGGTTCCTGCCGGGCCTGGATTACTTCCGCTGGGCGCAGGAGGAGGACGTGGTGTCCCTGGACGCCTACCCGGACCCCGGTCAGCCGGACTCGCACCTGGAGGCGGGCATGGTGTTCGACCTGACCCGGTCGCTGGGCGGCGGGAACCGCTGGATCCTGATGGAGCAGGCGACGAGCGCCGTGAACTGGCGGACGCGTAACGCGCCCAAGGCGCCGGGGCAGATGCGGATGCTCAACCACCTCGCGCTGGCGAAGGGGGCCAGCGGGATCATGTTCTTCCAGTGGCGGGCCTCGAAGGCCGGTGCGGAGAAATTCCACAGCGGCCTCGTGCAGCACGTCGGCCCGGAGCGGTCGCGGGTGTGGCGTGAGGTGACGGACTTCGGCACGGAACTGCGGGAGCTGACGCCCCTGCTGGACGCCCGCGTGCCCGCGCGGGTGGCGGTGATGTTCGACTGGCATAACTGGTGGGCGCTGAACATCGACAGTAAACCCGGCGTCCTGCCGCTGCTGCCGCTGCTGGGCCGCTGGTACGCCGCGCTGCGCACGCTCGGGCAGAACGTGGACTTCGTTGCGCCCGGCGGCGATCTGGAAGGGTACGACGTGGTCGTCCTGCCGAACCTGTACCTGATGGACGACGCGACCGGCGCGGACCTGCGGGCCTTCACGCAGCGCGGCGGGCACCTGATCGCCGGGTACTTCACGGGTGTCGTGGACAGCCGGGAACACGTGCACCTGGGCGGGTACGGCGGCCCGCTGCGGGACGTGCTGGGCCTGTGGGTCGAGGAATGGGACGTGCTGCCGCCCGGCCAGACGAACACCGTGACCCTGAACGGCCAGACCGTGACCGTCACCGACTGGTGTGACGTACTGCACCTGGACGGCGCCGAGGCGGTCGCCACCTACGAAGGACGCTTCTACGCCGGTCAGGCCGCCGTGACCCGCCACACGGCGGGGCAGGGAACGGCGTGGTACGTGGGCACCGAACTGCCCGCCCACGCCCTGCGGGACGTGCTGCGCGGCGTGCTGGACGGCGCGGGCGTGCCCCACACTGACCTGCCGGCCACGCTGGACCTGAGCGTCTCGCAGCTGCCGGACGGCTCGCACCTGCTGCACCTGCTCAGCGCCGACCCGCAGCGCACGCAGCGGGTGCAGATCCCGGCCGGCGGCACCTTCTTCCCCGCCCGGCCCGAACGTGGGGGGGCCGGCACGCAGGTGGACCTCGCGCCGTTCAGCGTCACCCTGATCCACTACCCCGGGCCGGTCGACGTGAGTGCCGTGACGGTCCAGCAGGTCAGCGCGGAATTTCCGGTCGCCTGA
- a CDS encoding PAAR domain-containing protein — MPQAARSGDHHTCPLYSGWTPHVGGPIAAGSPNVLIGRQPAARAGDSCVCQGPPDSIVRGSATVFINGRPAARMGDSTAHGGVISAGAPTVNIGG; from the coding sequence ATGCCGCAGGCCGCCCGTTCCGGAGACCACCACACCTGCCCGCTGTACAGCGGCTGGACCCCGCATGTCGGTGGTCCCATCGCCGCCGGCAGTCCCAACGTCCTGATCGGCCGGCAACCCGCCGCGCGCGCCGGTGACTCCTGCGTCTGTCAGGGGCCACCGGACTCCATCGTGCGCGGCAGCGCCACCGTCTTCATCAACGGCCGCCCCGCCGCCCGCATGGGCGACAGTACCGCCCACGGCGGGGTCATCAGCGCCGGGGCGCCCACCGTGAACATCGGCGGCTGA
- a CDS encoding recombinase family protein — protein sequence MLIGYARSAQDNKQPLTQIRELLAAGCQAVYIDQNSGDHLERPTLHRAIESLRPGDILVTQNGDRLSRNPAQTGILLGRVAAQGADVRFLHTTPRQPPT from the coding sequence ATGCTCATCGGTTACGCCCGCTCCGCCCAGGACAACAAACAACCCCTCACCCAGATCCGCGAACTGCTTGCCGCCGGCTGTCAGGCCGTCTACATAGACCAGAACAGCGGCGACCACCTCGAACGCCCCACCCTGCACCGCGCCATCGAAAGCCTGCGCCCGGGCGACATCCTCGTCACCCAGAACGGTGACCGCCTGAGCCGCAACCCCGCCCAGACCGGCATCCTGCTCGGACGGGTCGCCGCGCAGGGCGCCGACGTGCGGTTCCTGCACACCACGCCCCGCCAGCCCCCCACCTGA
- a CDS encoding efflux RND transporter periplasmic adaptor subunit, translating to MTNSPSVRPPVRPAARLRRLGAAALLSAALVACAAPDAGSAGPAATDTPAANNLDAAPAKTTTLDVTTVTAATGTLSVQRSASATVEAQRDSQVAAQSGGNVRAVLVREGDRVAQGDVLVQLDDTTQRQALQNAQLQVQQARISLDQTRTSAGQATGALQAAVTSAQASLAQAQSGAQSAETLYGLGGVSLADLQAARAQLAQAQSALAQARNNLAQNGRSAASSVPLQQANLESAQIGVAQAQQNLARTAVRAPFSGTVASLSAEVGEFVQQGSPVVRLVDPGSIRVKFSVPSADAPALRDGTDLNLTYAGVNYVATVTGTPGIAGDNRLVPVTARVQGGEQLPVGATAQARYRNTLGQGVLIPSSAVQVDGGQNAVYIANGGVAERTPVTVIAESGGQVALSGVTAGQQVIVPVPASLQDGAKIRVRGGSGNQ from the coding sequence GTGACGAACAGTCCGTCCGTCCGTCCGCCTGTCCGCCCGGCTGCGCGGCTGCGTCGGCTGGGAGCCGCCGCGCTGCTCAGCGCCGCCCTGGTCGCCTGCGCCGCACCGGACGCCGGAAGCGCAGGTCCGGCCGCCACCGACACGCCCGCCGCGAACAACCTGGACGCCGCGCCGGCCAAGACGACCACGCTGGACGTCACGACCGTCACCGCCGCGACCGGCACGCTGAGCGTGCAGCGCAGCGCGTCGGCGACGGTCGAGGCGCAGCGCGACAGTCAGGTCGCCGCGCAGAGCGGCGGGAACGTCCGCGCCGTGCTGGTCCGCGAGGGCGACCGGGTCGCGCAGGGCGACGTGCTCGTGCAGCTCGACGACACCACGCAGCGGCAGGCGCTCCAGAACGCGCAGCTGCAGGTGCAGCAGGCGCGCATCAGCCTCGACCAGACCCGCACGTCGGCCGGGCAGGCCACCGGCGCCCTGCAGGCGGCCGTCACGTCCGCGCAGGCGTCGCTGGCGCAGGCTCAGAGCGGCGCGCAGAGTGCCGAGACGCTGTACGGGCTGGGCGGCGTGAGCCTCGCGGACCTTCAAGCGGCCCGGGCGCAACTCGCGCAGGCGCAGAGTGCCCTGGCGCAGGCGCGGAACAACCTCGCGCAGAACGGGCGCAGCGCCGCCAGCAGCGTGCCGCTCCAGCAGGCCAACCTGGAAAGCGCCCAGATCGGGGTCGCGCAGGCGCAGCAGAACCTCGCCCGGACCGCCGTTCGCGCGCCGTTCAGCGGCACGGTCGCCAGCCTCAGCGCCGAGGTCGGCGAGTTCGTGCAGCAGGGCAGCCCGGTCGTGCGACTGGTCGATCCGGGCAGCATCCGCGTGAAGTTCAGTGTGCCCAGCGCGGACGCCCCGGCCCTGCGGGACGGCACGGACCTGAACCTCACGTACGCCGGCGTGAACTACGTCGCCACCGTGACCGGCACGCCGGGCATCGCGGGCGACAACCGGCTGGTGCCGGTCACGGCGCGCGTGCAGGGCGGCGAGCAACTCCCGGTCGGCGCGACCGCCCAGGCCCGCTACCGCAACACGCTGGGACAGGGCGTGCTGATTCCCAGTTCGGCCGTGCAGGTCGACGGCGGCCAGAACGCGGTGTACATCGCCAATGGCGGCGTCGCCGAGCGCACACCCGTCACGGTGATCGCCGAGAGCGGCGGTCAGGTCGCCCTGAGCGGCGTCACGGCCGGTCAGCAGGTGATCGTGCCGGTGCCCGCCAGTCTGCAGGACGGCGCGAAGATCCGCGTGCGCGGCGGGAGTGGTAACCAGTGA
- a CDS encoding urease accessory protein UreD, which produces MDRARPAVPGRAAAPRGVAGSAGLTLSPSALLARTRTGVLHLHFGVRGGRTALLRDTQKAPLMVIRPFELPCGTLMVFIVNPTGGVLGGDHAEIRVTVEGGARVLILTQSATRVQPSPDGRPATQDVQFQVAAGGRLEYHPERTIPFAGSAFAQTLTAELEEGAQFALTETLASGRVQTGERLAFASYQSRVQVSVAGRRVYLDRQRLVPGEHTRAPGVWGSHDYQASGVFVGGEPPTTLPGVPGVLASGVSAGGAVWLRGVASRGPDLDRALLSARESLRRQLWNAEPAQVRR; this is translated from the coding sequence GTGGATCGAGCACGACCTGCTGTTCCGGGACGTGCCGCCGCCCCGCGTGGGGTTGCCGGGAGCGCCGGTCTGACCCTGTCTCCTTCCGCGCTGCTGGCCCGCACGCGCACGGGCGTCCTGCACCTGCACTTCGGCGTGCGGGGCGGGCGCACCGCGCTGCTGCGCGACACGCAGAAAGCCCCGCTGATGGTCATCCGGCCCTTCGAACTGCCGTGCGGAACGCTGATGGTCTTCATCGTGAACCCGACCGGCGGCGTGCTGGGCGGCGATCACGCCGAGATCCGCGTGACGGTCGAGGGAGGCGCGCGGGTGCTGATCCTCACGCAGTCGGCCACGCGGGTGCAGCCCTCGCCGGACGGGCGGCCCGCCACGCAGGACGTTCAGTTTCAGGTGGCGGCGGGCGGGCGGCTGGAGTACCACCCGGAACGCACGATTCCCTTCGCCGGGAGTGCCTTCGCGCAGACCCTGACGGCTGAGCTGGAGGAAGGCGCGCAGTTCGCCCTGACCGAGACGCTCGCGTCGGGGCGCGTGCAGACCGGCGAGCGGCTGGCCTTTGCGTCGTACCAGAGCCGCGTGCAGGTCAGCGTCGCGGGGCGGCGGGTGTACCTGGACCGGCAGCGGCTCGTGCCGGGCGAGCACACGCGGGCGCCCGGCGTGTGGGGCAGCCACGACTATCAGGCGTCCGGCGTGTTCGTGGGTGGTGAGCCCCCCACCACGCTGCCGGGCGTACCGGGCGTCCTGGCGTCCGGCGTCTCAGCGGGCGGGGCCGTGTGGCTGCGCGGCGTGGCGTCCCGGGGACCGGACCTCGACCGGGCCCTGCTGAGCGCGCGCGAGTCGTTGCGGCGGCAGCTGTGGAACGCGGAACCGGCGCAGGTGAGACGCTGA